A window from Zingiber officinale cultivar Zhangliang chromosome 7A, Zo_v1.1, whole genome shotgun sequence encodes these proteins:
- the LOC122002861 gene encoding UTP--glucose-1-phosphate uridylyltransferase-like: MAAAKIEKLQPAVAALDQISENEKSGFVSLVSRYLSGEADQIEWSKIQTPTDKVVVPYDSLAPPLEDLEATKKLLNKLAVLKLNGGLGTTMGCTGPKSVIEVRNGFTFLDLIVIQIESLNKKYGCNVPLLLMNSFNTHDDTLKIVEKYANSNIEIHTFNQSQYPRLVVEDFLPLPSKGQTGKDGWYPPGHGDVFPALKNSGKLDALLSQGKEYVFVANSDNLGAIVDIKILNHLVNNQNEYCMEVTPKTLADVKGGTLISYEGRVQLLEIAQVPDAHVNEFKSIEKFKIFNTNNLWVNLKAIKRLVEADALKMEIIPNPKEVDGVKVLQLETAAGAAIRFFNNAIGINVPRSRFLPVKATSDLLLVQSDLYKLVDGFVVRNTARKIPANPSIELGPEFKKVADSLSRFKSVPSIVDLDSLKVSGDVWFGAGITLKGNVAIAAKSGVKLQIPDGAVLENKVINGPEDLRA, encoded by the exons ATGGCCGCCGCGAAGATCGAGAAGCTCCAGCCGGCAGTTGCTGCTCTTGATCAGATCAG TGAAAATGAGAAATCTGGATTCGTAAGCCTCGTTTCTCGTTATCTGAG TGGGGAAGCCGACCAGATTGAATGGAGCAAAATTCAGACTCCGACTGATAAGGTGGTTGTACCTTACGACAGCTTGGCGCCACCTCTGGAAG ACCTTGAGGCAACGAAGAAGCTCCTCAACAAGCTTGCGGTGCTAAAGCTCAATGGAGGACTGGGAACCACCATGGGATGCACGGGTCCCAA GTCTGTAATTGAAGTTCGTAATGGTTTTACATTCCTCGATCTGATTGTTATCCAAATTGAG TCTCTAAATAAGAAGTATGGATGCAATGTTCCTCTTCTTTTGATGAATTCTTTCAACACTCATGATGATACACTCAAG ATTGTGGAAAAATATGCCAACTCAAATATTGAGATTCATACATTTAATCAG AGCCAGTATCCTCGCTTGGTTGTTGAAGATTTTTTGCCACTGCCAAGCAAAGGCCAAACAGGCAAGGATGGCTG GTATCCTCCTGGTCATGGTGATGTTTTCCCAGCCTTGAAGAATAGTGGCAAACTTGATGCCTTATTATCACAG GGGAAGGAGTATGTATTTGTTGCGAATTCAGACAACTTGGGTGCCATTGTTGACATAA AAATCCTTAACCATTTGGTCAACAACCAGAATGAGTATTGTATGGAG GTGACACCCAAAACACTAGCTGATGTTAAAGGTGGCACATTGATTTCATACGAAGGAAGGGTTCAG CTTCTTGAGATTGCACAAGTACCTGATGCTCAT GTGAATGAATTTAAATCAATTGAAAAGTTCAAGATCTTCAACACTAACAATCT CTGGGTGAACTTGAAGGCCATTAAGCGGCTTGTAGAAGCAGATGCACTTAAAATGGAAATTATTCCAAATCCTAAG GAAGTGGATGGTGTGAAGGTTCTTCAACTGGAAACTGCAGCTGGAGCAGCAATTCGA TTCTTTAACAATGCTATTGGAATTAACGTTCCACGATCTCGGTTTCTTCCAGTGAAGGCAACATCAGATTTGCTTCTAGTACAG TCTGATCTGTACAAATTGGTTGATGGCTTTGTTGTTCGCAATACAGCACGAAAAATTCCTGCAAACCCCTCAATTGAACTTGGACCTGAATTTAAGAAG GTTGCTGACTCCCTTTCCCGTTTCAAGTCTGTACCTAGCATTGTTGACCTAGATAGCCTTAAGGTTTCTGGCGATGTTTGGTTTGGTGCAGGAATAACACTAAAG GGCAACGTGGCTATCGCTGCAAAGTCTGGGGTTAAGTTGCAGATCCCTGATGGCGCTGTCCTTGAGAACAAG GTAATCAACGGCCCTGAGGATCTGAGAGCATAA
- the LOC122002862 gene encoding protein GET1-like has protein sequence MDGVPSGGGDSFFSPLCIFLLVVALQSLDGFLDIVKKKGMTSEEEVQLRKEIKELYKEASSLSTPSTFAQSAKLKRLAAAKEKELLRKQEERKKEKTWLYELSGRALLALKVLLYGGLVLRFWGVPVAAVPQHLLQPFGRVLSWKSGNAATGQIMVGIIPWLVLTSRVSKFLWQKFQKTFFSS, from the exons ATGGACGGCGTCCCTTCCGGCGGGGGCGATTCCTTCTTCTCCCCTCTCTGCATCTTCCTCCTCGTCGTCGCTCTTCAGTCCCTCGATGGCTTCCTGGATATCGTCAAAAAG AAAGGAATGACAAGTGAGGAAGAAGTTCAACTGCGCAAAGAAATCAAGGAACTTTACAAAGAGGCTAGCTCCCTATCAAC GCCTTCAACCTTTGCTCAATCTGCTAAACTTAAACGACTAGCTGCAGCCAAGGAAAAGGAGCTGCTTAGAA AACAAGAAGAGCGCAAGAAGGAGAAAACCTGGTTATATGAGCTGTCTGGGAGGGCCTTGCTGGCTTTGAAG GTACTGTTGTATGGTGGTCTTGTACTTCGGTTTTGGGGAGTTCCTGTTGCAGCAGTCCCCCAACATCTATTGCAACCTTTTG GCAGAGTATTGTCCTGGAAGTCTGGAAATGCTGCCACAGGCCAAATCATG GTTGGCATAATTCCATGGCTGGTTTTAACTTCTCGTGTCAGCAAATTCTTGTGGCAAAAGTTCCAAAAAACCTTTTTCAGCAGTTAA